The region CCAGGTACTCCGGGGGGATGCCGATGCCGGTATCGGTTACGGCAAACTGGAGGGTCACCTGCCCTCCATCTTCGGCCACGCGTGATACGTGGACCATCACCCCTCCCTGCCGGGTAAATTTGATGCCGTTGCCTACGATATTCCTGATGATCTGGGCCAGGCGCCCCGGATCGCCCCTGAGGTGCAGCGGCGCATCCGGTTCCACCGCCCAGTCCAGGCGCAGGTTTTTCTCCTCGGCCTGCAGCGAGAGTATCTGCATGGTGTCCTTCAGGACGGTCTTGAGGTTGAAGTCGCTTTTCTCGAACATGAGCTTCCCGGCTTCGATGCGGGCGAAGTCGAGAAGTTCATCGATGAGGTCCAGCAGGTCCTTGCTGCTTTTAAGGGCGATTCCGGCATACTCGAGCTGCTCGGAGGTCAGGTCCGTATCCATCAGAAGTCCGCTCATGCCGATGATGCCGTTCAAGGGCGTGCGGAGCTCGTGGCTCATGTTGGCCAGAAACTGGCTCTTGGCGGCATTGGCCGCGTCGGCGGCGTCCTTGGCCGAGATAAGGGCCTGTTCCGTCTGTTTCCGTTCGGTAATGTTCTGAAAGAACCCAATATAGCGGTCGTGGCCAAGCTTGACGGCCTGGAGGGAGACCCAGAGCAGGCTCCCGTCTTTTCGCACCAGGAGCGACTCCCGGCTGGCAGACCCCTCTTCCTTCAGCTTTTCGAAATTTTGCAGCCCCGTTTGCCGGTAGTCCGGGGGCAGCATATCCGTAATGGACATGCCGATGAGTTCGGCTTCCGAGTACCCCAGCATCTCGGCTCCAGTGCGGTTGGTCTCCACGTAGCGCCCCAAACTGTCGACAACGAATGCGCCGACGGGCGCAAACTCGATGTAGGAACGGAACTTGGCCTCGCTTTCCCGCAGGGAGTCGGTCATCTTCCGGCGTTCGGTGATGTCGAACATCAACCCGCGCAGGATCGGAGGGCGCCCCTCCTCAACAATCACCGAGACGGCATTGCGCAGCCACAGGGTGGTGCCGTCGGCAGCGATCATGCGGAACTCGAACTGCCGGGACGCGCCCTCGCACCCCATGCTTCGGCAGATATCCAGTACCCGGTCGCGGTCTTCCGGGTGGATATGAGCGTGGCAGAAGTCCGGGTCGGACAGCCAGGCCGACGCCGGGTAGCCCAGCAGCCGTTCGGCCTGGGCGCTGACGAACGTGAAACGGAGTGTATCCGCGGCCGCCTCCCAGACGATTCCCTCGATCGTATCCACCAGTCTCTGGTAGCGTTCCTGGGTGCGGAGCGCCTCCCGTTCCGTCGTCAGGTGATGCTCCCACAGCTCGCGGCCGTAGATATAGCCGAAGAGCGGGATGGCGAACATGTGCAGGCCGTGGCGGATCGGTCCGAGAACGGCGATGGTCTTTGCGGACGAGATGGCGCTTGCCAGGCCCAGGGCATCGTCGAGGAAGAAACCGCCGAAGGCGATCGACAACGCCGTTCTGCGCCATCCCGGAACGCGTCGCAATAAGACGAGAGCGGCGGCCAGCACGATGGCCCCGGCAAGGTGGAACGTCACGCCATACCGGCCGGCATGGAAGTTTGCCTCCGGAAACCTGCTGCTGAATGAGGCCCAGCCCCAGAAGGTTGCCAGATAGGCGGCAACCAGGCAGGCCACCCCACCTTTGAGGTACCGCCCCGCCAGGCGCGGGTCCAGCAGGCTGTCCAGATAGGCCGTTGCGATCCAGACCAGGGAGACGCCGGTCAGAAGCTGCTCCACCGGCTTGGTGAAGGGCTGCATGAGCGCATTCGGCACCGTGTTGCTGAAGGAGAGGAACAAAACGACGAACATGAAGAGTTCGCGCACCAGGCCGAGGGTGAAGCCGATCAGCAGCAGCCTGTTCCGCTGCGGGGTGTGGCGGCGCTGGCGCACGGCCGTCCAGATGAGCAGGGACCAGAACAGGGCGGCCGTGCCGAGGCGGACGAAGTGGTCGGGCGCGAAGTCGCCGCCGGCAAACTCGACCAATATTGCCATCAGATAGTCGGACATAGCGTCGCACTTCCTTTCAGGCGTTGCGCCGCGGCCAGGGTCTGGGGCGCCGTCTCCCGCGACGGCCGCTCCTGAAACGCCTCCAGGTCCTCACACGTATCGATATCCCGCCACGGCGGCAGGAGGGCGGTTCTGAGCCCGCAGAACCGGGCCCGTTCCTGGCTGGTCTGCAAAACCTCCGCACTGCTCCAGACGATATCCTCGAACAACTGCCGCTGGAAGCGCCGGAGGCCGAGCAGATAGTATCCCCCATCCTCGGCCGGACCGAAGACGACCTCTGCCTCTGCCCGCTCCAGGAGGGCAAAAGCCCGTCGGATGTACTCCAGGGGGAGATCGGGCGCATCGCTGCCGATGATGCAGCACGTCTCGCAACCACTGGCAAAGGCCGTTTCAAAGGCATTTGCCATGCGTGCCCCCAGGTCGTGCCCCTGCTGCTCGAACATCGTCGCTCGGGGCGGGACCGGAACAGCGGGGATGGCCCCGTTTTTCAGCGCCCAGAAGAGCAGCAGGCGGGTGTCGTCCAGGGTGGCGGCGGCGGCCAGCACATCGGCCAGCATGGCGGCATACAGCTCCGTTGCGAGACGATGGCTGCCCAGACCCTGGGCCAGCCGGGTCTTTACCGTGCCGACGAGCGGTTCCCGGGCAAAGATGATCAGTCCCCTGGTCATGCCCGGCGGTCGAGCTCCACGGCCGCATAGGCCGAATGATTGTGGATCGACTCGAAGTTTTCCGCTTCCACCGAGAACCAGACGATGTTGTCCACGGCCGCCAGCCGGGAATAGGCCTCCCGGACCATGTCCTCCACAAAGCGCGGATTGTCGTAGGCTTGCTCGGTGACGTACTTTTCGTCCTCGCGCTTGAGCAGCGAATAGAGCGGGCTGCTGCCGCACTGCTCGATCAACTCCACCAGGTCCTCGATCCAGATGAATTCCCGGTAGCGCACCCGCACGGTCATGACGCTGCGCTGGTTGTGGGCGCCGGCCCGGGAGAGCTCCTTGCTGCACGGGCAGAGCGAGGTGAGCGGCACCCGCACCACCAGCACGAAATCCAGGATGTCGCTCATGGACGCCTTGAACTCGCAACTGTATTCCATCAGGCTTCTGGCGCCCGAGACCGGAGCCCTTTTCTCGATGAAGTAGGGAAACTGGATCTCCATGTGGGCGCTGGTGGAGCCGAGCCGGGCCTTCACCTCGTCCAGGATCGGCTCCAGCTTGTCCAGGCCGATATGCTCGCGGTGGCGGTTGAGGATCTCCACGAAGCGGCTCATGTGGGTGCCCTTGAAGTGGTGAGGCAGGTCCACATACATGTTGATCCGCGCCACGGTGTGCTGCAGCGAATGGTTCTTGTCCATCACCACGATGGGGTAGGAGATGTCCTTGACGCCGACCTTGGCGATGGGTATCCTGCGGTGGTCGGGGCGTTTCTGCATGTCCGGCATGGCTGTTTTGTCCGCTGCCGTTTTCGTTGGTTGGTGCGCCATGGGATTGTCCTGTGGGTCGATTGGGATCTGTTCCGTATCCAAGGGGGATACCGTATGAATATCAGGGTTTCCGTCACGGTTTTCGGCCGCGTCCAGGGGGTGGCCTTTCGTCACTACACCAGCCGCCGCGCTGTGGAGCTTGGCGTCAGCGGTTGGGTCGGGAACCTGCCGGACGGCTCGGTTGCCGGTGTGTTCGAGGGCGATGAGAATGGGGTGAATGCCCTGGTTGAGTGGTGCCGTCAGGGGCCGCCCGCCGCCGCGGTGGAACGGCTCGACCTGCGCCGTGAGACCTGCACCGGGGAGTTCACGGGGTTCTCCATCAGGTCGTGACGTTCTCCAGCCCCGCCGCTTCCGCGATCACCCGCCATATCCCCTCGCGCCCGGCCTTGGACAGGGCCGAGAAGGGGAGGAGATCCTCCCGGTTGCGGCCGATGGCCGCCGCGATCACCCCGGCCTGGCGGGCCTGTTCGTTCTTCGACAGCTTGTCGCACTTGGTCAGCACGATGATCGGCGGGATGCCGTAGGTTTCCAGCCAGCGCAGCATCTGCAGGTCCCCATCCGCGGGGGTGCGGCGGATATCCAGGATCAGGACCACCGCCCGCAGGTTCTCGCGCCTGGCCAGGTAGGTCTCGATCATCGGCTGCCACTGTTTGCGCAGCTCGGGCGGCGCCTTGGCGTAGCCGTAGCCGGGGAGGTCCACCAGGACCAGGCGGCCGTTGACGTCGAAGAAGTTGATCAACTGGGTCCTGCCGGGGGTGGAACTGGTGCGCACCAGGCTTTTGCGGTTGACCAGCACATTGATCAGCGACGACTTACCCACGTTGGAGCGGCCCACGAAGGCCACCTCGGGCAGGATAGTTTCCGGGTAGTCTTTCGGTTTTACAGCACTTTTTATGAATTCCGCCTGGTGTACATCCATGTCAACGCTCTCCTTGGCGAGCGTATTATAGTGCGCCGCGTCATGGCTGTTCAAGCGCTTATTTCCCCCGTGCCGACAATTTGGAATTTATTCC is a window of Geobacter sp. FeAm09 DNA encoding:
- a CDS encoding PAS domain-containing hybrid sensor histidine kinase/response regulator, yielding MSDYLMAILVEFAGGDFAPDHFVRLGTAALFWSLLIWTAVRQRRHTPQRNRLLLIGFTLGLVRELFMFVVLFLSFSNTVPNALMQPFTKPVEQLLTGVSLVWIATAYLDSLLDPRLAGRYLKGGVACLVAAYLATFWGWASFSSRFPEANFHAGRYGVTFHLAGAIVLAAALVLLRRVPGWRRTALSIAFGGFFLDDALGLASAISSAKTIAVLGPIRHGLHMFAIPLFGYIYGRELWEHHLTTEREALRTQERYQRLVDTIEGIVWEAAADTLRFTFVSAQAERLLGYPASAWLSDPDFCHAHIHPEDRDRVLDICRSMGCEGASRQFEFRMIAADGTTLWLRNAVSVIVEEGRPPILRGLMFDITERRKMTDSLRESEAKFRSYIEFAPVGAFVVDSLGRYVETNRTGAEMLGYSEAELIGMSITDMLPPDYRQTGLQNFEKLKEEGSASRESLLVRKDGSLLWVSLQAVKLGHDRYIGFFQNITERKQTEQALISAKDAADAANAAKSQFLANMSHELRTPLNGIIGMSGLLMDTDLTSEQLEYAGIALKSSKDLLDLIDELLDFARIEAGKLMFEKSDFNLKTVLKDTMQILSLQAEEKNLRLDWAVEPDAPLHLRGDPGRLAQIIRNIVGNGIKFTRQGGVMVHVSRVAEDGGQVTLQFAVTDTGIGIPPEYLDRIFTPFVQVDGSSTRKYGGTGLGLAISSQLAELMGGSIDVVSGVGSGSTFRIALPFEKQEYSPMEKRESGNQAIFFNRDADAPQRARILLAEDHTTNRRVIRMMLNKLGYEADAVANGLDAVKALESASYDLVLMDCQMPEMNGYDATAIIRDPESSVLDHETPVIALTANAMAGERDKCIEAGMNDYLSKPVLVQDLEAVLSKWLENR
- a CDS encoding TIGR04282 family arsenosugar biosynthesis glycosyltransferase, which encodes MTRGLIIFAREPLVGTVKTRLAQGLGSHRLATELYAAMLADVLAAAATLDDTRLLLFWALKNGAIPAVPVPPRATMFEQQGHDLGARMANAFETAFASGCETCCIIGSDAPDLPLEYIRRAFALLERAEAEVVFGPAEDGGYYLLGLRRFQRQLFEDIVWSSAEVLQTSQERARFCGLRTALLPPWRDIDTCEDLEAFQERPSRETAPQTLAAAQRLKGSATLCPTI
- the folE2 gene encoding GTP cyclohydrolase FolE2, whose product is MPDMQKRPDHRRIPIAKVGVKDISYPIVVMDKNHSLQHTVARINMYVDLPHHFKGTHMSRFVEILNRHREHIGLDKLEPILDEVKARLGSTSAHMEIQFPYFIEKRAPVSGARSLMEYSCEFKASMSDILDFVLVVRVPLTSLCPCSKELSRAGAHNQRSVMTVRVRYREFIWIEDLVELIEQCGSSPLYSLLKREDEKYVTEQAYDNPRFVEDMVREAYSRLAAVDNIVWFSVEAENFESIHNHSAYAAVELDRRA
- a CDS encoding acylphosphatase — encoded protein: MNIRVSVTVFGRVQGVAFRHYTSRRAVELGVSGWVGNLPDGSVAGVFEGDENGVNALVEWCRQGPPAAAVERLDLRRETCTGEFTGFSIRS
- the yihA gene encoding ribosome biogenesis GTP-binding protein YihA/YsxC encodes the protein MDVHQAEFIKSAVKPKDYPETILPEVAFVGRSNVGKSSLINVLVNRKSLVRTSSTPGRTQLINFFDVNGRLVLVDLPGYGYAKAPPELRKQWQPMIETYLARRENLRAVVLILDIRRTPADGDLQMLRWLETYGIPPIIVLTKCDKLSKNEQARQAGVIAAAIGRNREDLLPFSALSKAGREGIWRVIAEAAGLENVTT